The Bemisia tabaci chromosome 5, PGI_BMITA_v3 genome includes a window with the following:
- the LOC109037506 gene encoding LOW QUALITY PROTEIN: WD repeat-containing protein 3 (The sequence of the model RefSeq protein was modified relative to this genomic sequence to represent the inferred CDS: inserted 1 base in 1 codon), with protein sequence MGLTKQYLRFVPSGVCNIIASSTCNICFVVVNGQEGRFVAVGAAEDVVIWDLRLSEKTQQYTRDSKFLATYIASSEHYLAVGYSDGTVNTFDLRSGNLLQVFPGHRSPISSLAFDPRNLRLASGAKDTEIVVWDLVAESGIQRLSGHKGVVTQLKFMDSRNILVSASKDTFIKFWDLDTNFCFKTLAGHVTEVWSLNILLNDSYVIAGSSDSELRVWKILETTDSDISKIEERLNNLLVGEDTSDVACPIRCEKAGSILCKRRGRVVSMVSDPTRSVLACHGDDKIVELFQFVSDEVTDSRFQKRLKKQRKKSINTEEMSELDNETSPGLRDRVVRLAIIKTDHKIKSVDLIMGRGEEIRVAVLLNNNSVELHSLTVSNTKESQLIRKLTAQGHHSEVRAVAFSSDNLAFVSGAGSDVKVWNRASLTSLRTVPTGYVLSLCFAPGDRHVLAGLKDGKLLIIDIASADVLEEIEAHTSDLNCVTLLPDLTGCITGGGDKTVKVWQFELIPAQADDSDPENVRSKAKVLSLLHLRTLKLEETVLSLRASPDSKLLAVGLLDSTVKIFFLDTFKFFLKLYGHKLPISCLDICDDSTLIVTGSGDRNIKIWGLDFGDCHKSIFAHEDTVTSVVFVPNTHQFFTSGKDGFIKQWDADNFERIITLQGHHGEAWNLAISPNGQYLVSCGQDRVIRLHEITEEPLVLEDERETEREQEEEATLASGQDTVVAGGAALNLPSKKTVAAEKAAELILECLTESEKYRLAAEENRLEGKKPPPLPAIMRAYQVTCLEEYXLEMLARARASELEECLILLPFSSVCQLLELLVPLLKTPHHRTELVVRTLIFLIKVHHGPITSAYTILPTLRKLTQLARERIKELKDLNGTNLYGLLFLQRKIERDEGIDIFTEAVKDRREKDRRKRKREKVAKAAIIAL encoded by the exons ATGGGTTTAACAAAACAGTACTTACGTTTTGTGCCAAGTGGTGTGTGCAATATCATTGCAAGTTCCACATGCAACATTTGTTTCGTCGTTGTGAACGGCCAAGAAGGAAGATTTGTCGCTGTAGGTGCTGCTGAAGATGTTGTGATATGGGACTTAAGGCTTTCTGAAAAG ACTCAGCAATATACTCGGGATTCCAAGTTCTTAGCAACATACATTGCCTCAAGTGAGCATTACCTTGCTGTTGGCTATTCAGATGGGACAGTAAACACTTTTGACTTGAGGTCAGGAAATTTGTTGCAAGTGTTTCCTGGACATCGATCACCCATCAGTTCTTTGGCATTCGATCCAAGAAATCTCCGTCTTGCATCTGGAGCCAAG GACACAGAAATTGTTGTCTGGGACCTGGTGGCTGAAAGTGGTATTCAACGACTCAGTGGTCACAAAGGAGTCGTAACGCAACTTAAGTTTATGGATTCTCGCAATATTTTAGTATCAGCATCAAAGGAtactttcatcaaattttgggaTTTAGATACCAACTTTTGTTTCAAAACTCTTGCTGGTCATGTCACTGAG GTTTGGAGCTTAAATATCCTCCTCAATGACTCCTATGTGATTGCTGGCAGTTCAGATAGTGAATTGCGTGTTTGGAAAATCTTGGAGACGACAGACAGTGACATTTCTAAAATAGAAGAAAGATTGAACAATTTATTGGTGGGAGAAGATACATCAGATGTAGCG tgcCCTATTCGATGTGAAAAGGCAGGCTCAATTCTCTGTAAACGAAGAGGTAGAGTTGTTTCCATGGTGTCAGATCCAACTAGGTCAGTCTTAGCATGTCATGGCGATGACAAAATAGTGGAGTTATTTCAATTTGTCTCTGATGAAGTAACAGATTCAAGGTTCCAAAAAAGGCTGAAGAAGCAGCGGAAAAAATCTATCAA CACTGAAGAGATGTCTGAACTAGACAATGAAACAAGTCCAGGCTTGCGAGATAGAGTAGTAAGACTGGCTATCATAAAGACTGACCATAAAATCAAATCAGTGGATTTGATTATGGGTAGAGGTGAAGAAATTCGA GTTGCAGTATTATTAAACAACAACTCTGTAGAATTGCACTCGCTAACTGTTTCAAATACCAAAGAGTCACAGTTAATACGAAAACTGACAGCACAAGGTCATCACTCAGAAGTTCGAGCTGTTGCATTCAGTTCTGATAACTTGGCATTTGTTTCTGGAGCTGGCTCTGATGTTAAAGTTTGGAATAG GGCCTCCTTGACTAGTCTGCGAACTGTGCCAACAGGATATGTGCTAAGTCTTTGTTTTGCACCCGGTGACCGTCATGTTCTTGCTGGCCTGAAGGATGGGAAGTTACTAATCATTGATATTGCATCAGCTGATGTATTAGAAGAAATTGAAGCACACACGTCAGACTTGAACTGCGTAACTTTACTGCCTGACTTG ACTGGTTGTATAACTGGCGGTGGAGACAAAACTGTGAAAGTATGGCAGTTTGAATTGATTCCTGCGCAGGCAGATGATTCTGATCCGGAAAACGTTAGATCAAAAGCTAAAGTGTTGTCCTTACTGCATTTGAGAACATTGAAGTTGGAGGAAACTGTTCTGTCCCTGAGAGCAAGTCCAGATAGTAAATTATTAGCTGTTGGTCTTTTAGACAGCAcggttaaaatattttttctggatACATTCAAG tttttcctgAAATTGTATGGTCATAAACTACCCATATCTTGCCTGGATATCTGCGATGATTCAACCCTGATAGTGACCGGTAGTGGAGAccgaaatatcaaaatttgggGTCTAGATTTTGGTGATTGCcataaatcaatttttgccCATGAGGACACTGTTACAAGCGTAGTATTTGTACCTAACACCCACCAGTTTTTCACATCTGGTAAAGATGGGTTTATTAAGCAATGGGATGCAGATAATTTTGAACGAATCATCACTCTACAG ggTCATCATGGTGAAGCATGGAATCTAGCAATCAGTCCAAACGGACAGTACCTCGTTAGCTGTGGTCAAGACAGAGTTATCAGACTTCATGAAATTACAGAGGAGCCGCTGGTATTGGAGGATGAACGTGAAACTGAGAGAGAGCAAGAAGAAGAGGCAACTTTGGCATCTGGTCAAGATACAGTTGTGGCTGGTGGAGCAGCTCTTAATTTACCATCAAAGAAAACAGTCGCTGCTGAAAAGGCt GCAGAATTGATTCTTGAGTGTTTGACAGAGAGTGAAAAATATCGTTTGGCTGCTGAAGAAAATAGACTAGAAGGAAAAAAACCGCCTCCTCTCCCTGCCATTATGCGAGCATATCAAGTTACATGTTTAGAGGAGT CTTTGGAAATGTTAGCACGAGCCAGAGCCag TGAATTAGAAGAATGTCTCATACTTTTACCGTTTTCATCAGTTTGTCAACTCTTGGAACTTTTGGTTCCTCTTCTCAAAACACCACACCATCGGACTGAGCTAGTTGTTCGCACACTAATCTTTCTGATCAAAGTTCATCACGGACCAATCACCAGTGCATATACAATTCTTCCCACCCTTAGAAAACTTACTCAGCTAGCTCGAGAAAGGATAAAAGAATTGAAG GATCTAAATGGAACTAATCTCTATGGACTCTTATTCCTTCAACGTAAAATTGAAAGGGACGAAGGTATCGACATATTTACAGAAGCTGTCAAGGACAGACGTGAGAAGGATCgacggaaaagaaaaagagaaaaggttGCCAAAGCAGCTATCATTGCTTTATAG
- the LOC109037329 gene encoding uncharacterized protein, producing the protein MKMLYHLFSLALFIALGGGSPYDPDDPLIESVLPPKDVAFEAFYPKSAYGVPNGAARPPHGHGSFYKHRHPALVDTKNAPAFGFRFDGRRRFNYD; encoded by the exons ATGAAG ATGTTATACCACCTATTCTCTCTGGCCCTATTTATTGCTCTGGGAGGAGGCTCGCCGTACGACCCAGACGACCCGCTCATCGAGTCGGTGCTGCCGCCGAAAGACGTAGCATTCGAGGCGTTCTACCCCAAGTCCGCTTACGGAGTCCCGAACGGAGCCGCTCGTCCACCCCACGGCCACGGAAGCTTCTACAAACACCGGCATCCAGCCCTCGTCGACACCAAGAATGCCCCTGCCTTTGGATTTAGGTTCGACGGCCGACGCAGGTTTAATTACGACTGA